The sequence below is a genomic window from Myxococcota bacterium.
GCCGACTTCTTCGAGCAGCGGCAGATAGATGTACGACTCCACGTCGCACATCGCGCCCGGATAGCGGTTCCAGTACCAGGTGCCGCCGAAGTCGCCGCCCTTCTCGATCACGCGCAGGTCGTCGATGCCCGCCTCGCGCAGGCGCGCGGCCGCGAGCAGACCGCCGAAGCCGCCGCCGATCACCACCACCTCGACCTCGTCCAAAAGCGGCGCGCGGGTGAAGCCGGGCGCCACGTAGGGGTCCTCGATGTAGTGGGCGAACTGCCCCTTCACCTCGACGTACTGGTCGTTGGCATCGGCGCGCAGGCGCTTGTCGCGCTCGGCCCGGTAGCGGGCGCGCAGCGAATCGGGATCGAAGCCGAGGTCGGGCGGGTTCTGGGTGGTCGTCATGGGCGAGATCTTGGCGTTCCCGGGGGCACCGCTTCAAGTCACTGGCCGGCGCCCGATTTCCCAGCCGGCACGGCCACTTCGCGGACCGCACGGCCGCGGGCCGGGAGTCCGCGCCGCGCGGCGATATGATCCGGGCGAAGGGTGACTGATCGGAACGTGACTCGTCGGCGGTCCGCTTTCGCGCGCTCGGTCCCCCGGGTAGAGTCGCCGGATGCGCGGCTCCCGCATCTGGCTCGTGCTCGCCCTGCTCGCGCTCTCCGCTTGCGAGCCGCCCCCGACGGCGCAGAGCCCGCTCGCGCCGGTCCACGACTGGAGGCTCACGCGGCTCGGCGAGCGCTCCGACGTGCCGGACGGCCAGAGCGGGCCGGCGCTCACGCTGCTCTTCGACACGGCGAAGGCCCAGGTCTCGGGCTTCGCGGGCTGCAACCGCTTCGCGGGCGGCTACACGCTGAACGGCGCCCAGCTGAGATTCGGCCCGCTGGCCGTGACCAGGATGGCGTGCGAGAAGGGGATGGAGCTCGAGGGCGCGTACCTCGCGGCGCTCGCTGCGGCCGACCAGCTGCATCTCTCCGGCGGCGAGCTCGAGCTGGTCGGCCCGGAGGGCGCCAAGACCGCGCTGCGTTTCCGGCCGCTCCAGCCGCCACCCTGAGGCGCGCGACAGACTCGCTCCCGAGTTGCCGAAGCGAGCCCGGAGACTGAACGTGGGAACGCGACTCGCCATTCACGGGGGCCCGCCGCTGCGCAGCGCGCCGTGGCCGGTCTGGCCCGAGCACGGCGCGCCGGAGCGCGCCGCCCTCGAGCGCGTGCTCGCGAGCGGCAACTGGGGCGGCTTCCCGAGCCCCAACACCGAAGCGCGCGCATTCGCCGAAGAGTTCGCGCGCTTCGCCGGCGCAGCGCACGCGGTGACCTGCGCGAACGGCACGTTCTCGCTGATGCTCGCGCTGCAAGCCGCGCGCGTGACTCCCGGCGCCGAGGTGATCACCACGGCCTACACGTTCGTGGGCACGGCGGGCGGGATCCTGGCGGCGGGCTGCGTGCCTGTGCTGGTCGACATCGACCCCGAGACCTACTGCATCGACC
It includes:
- a CDS encoding NAD(P)/FAD-dependent oxidoreductase, with amino-acid sequence MTTTQNPPDLGFDPDSLRARYRAERDKRLRADANDQYVEVKGQFAHYIEDPYVAPGFTRAPLLDEVEVVVIGGGFGGLLAAARLREAGIDDLRVIEKGGDFGGTWYWNRYPGAMCDVESYIYLPLLEEVGYVPKEKYTRAPEILAHSAAIGRKYDLYRDALFQTEVTELRWDEAAARWIVKTNRGDALRARFVVMSNGPLNRPKLPGIAGIDSFKGHSFHTSRWDYGYTGGDSNGNLSGLRDKRVGIIGTGATAVQCVPH
- a CDS encoding META domain-containing protein, with the protein product MRGSRIWLVLALLALSACEPPPTAQSPLAPVHDWRLTRLGERSDVPDGQSGPALTLLFDTAKAQVSGFAGCNRFAGGYTLNGAQLRFGPLAVTRMACEKGMELEGAYLAALAAADQLHLSGGELELVGPEGAKTALRFRPLQPPP